In Nymphaea colorata isolate Beijing-Zhang1983 chromosome 5, ASM883128v2, whole genome shotgun sequence, one genomic interval encodes:
- the LOC116254813 gene encoding solanesyl diphosphate synthase 3, chloroplastic/mitochondrial-like isoform X1, with product MFLRCVLRRLVSKPRFSAQVANGYTNYIVAGANATCLVKNSGGIYPWTPFGNVLGCRESYHWGSHAFHDVRYQVHQDGSSLVEEELDPFSLVADELSLLADRLRAMVVAEVPKLASAAEYFFKIGVEGKRFRPTVLLLMASSLSLHVPVKVTGAAFDSLSKELRTRQQCIAEITEMIHVASLLHDDVLDDAETRRGIGSLNFVMGNKISVLAGDFLLSRACVALASLKNTEVVSLLATVVEHLVTGETMQMTTTLDERCRMDYYLQKTYYKTASLISNSCKAIALLAGQTAEVSMLAYEYGRNLGLAFQLIDDVLDFTGTSSSLGKGSLSDIRHGIVTAPMLFALEEFPQLRAVVDRGFEDAANVDIALDYLGKSQGIQRARDLAAKHANLAAAAVESFPATDDENMRMSRRALVELTQRVITRTK from the exons ATGTTTCTTAGATGTGTTCTAAGGAGGTTGGTATCGAAGCCAAGATTTAGCGCACAGGTTGCAAATGGGTACACGAATTACATAGTGGCTGGTGCTAATGCCACGTGTCTAGTTAAAAACTCTGGTGGCATATATCCATGGACTCCTTTCGGAAAT GTATTGGGTTGCAGAGAATCTTATCATTGGGGTTCACATGCCTTTCATGATGTAAGGTATCAAGTTCATCAAGACGGCAGTTCCTTGGTCGAG GAGGAATTGGATCCTTTCTCCCTCGTTGCTGATGAATTATCACTCCTTGCAGATCGACTGCGTGCCATGGTAGTTGCGGAG GTTCCTAAACTGGCTTCTGCTGCagaatatttctttaaaatagGGGTGGAGGGGAAGAGATTTCGGCCCACG GTTTTGTTGTTAATGGCATCATCACTATCTCTTCATGTACCTGTAAAAGTCACAGGTGCTGCATTTGATAGTTTGTCAAAGGAACTACGTACACGACAGCAGTGTATTGCAGAGATCACTGAAATGATCCAT GTGGCAAGTCTTCTTCATGATGATGTTTTAGATGACGCAGAGACGAGGCGTGGTATAGGTTCACTGAATTTTGTAATGGGAAATAAG ATATCAGTGCTAGCTGGAGATTTTTTGCTTTCAAGGGCTTGTGTTGCCCTTGCATCTTTGAAAAATACAGAG GTTGTATCATTGCTTGCTACTGTTGTCGAGCATCTTGTGACTGGTGAAACAATGCAGATGACAACTACTTTAGATGAACGTTGTAG GATGGATTATTATCTGCAGAAGACATACTATAAGACAGCATCACTGATTTCTAATAGCTGCAAAGCCATTGCTTTGCTTGCTGGGCAAACGGCAGAAGTTTCCATGCTTGCATACGAATATGGTCGAAATCTG GGATTAGCATTTCAGTTGATTGATGATGTTCTTGACTTCACTGGCACATCTTCTTCCCTTGGGAAGGGTTCTCTGTCTGACATTCGCCAT GGGATAGTGACTGCTCCAATGTTATTTGCTTTGGAAGAGTTCCCTCAGCTACGTGCTGTTGTTGATAGAGGGTTTGAAGATGCTGCAAATGTTGATATC GCACTCGACTACCTTGGCAAAAGCCAAGGAATACAAAGGGCAAGAGACCTAGCAGCCAAGCATGCCAACCTTGCCGCTGCTGCCGTTGAATCCTTTCCTGCAACTGATGATGAAAACATGCGGATGTCAAGACGGGCATTGGTTGAACTCACGCAGCGTGTCATTACTAGGACAAAATAA
- the LOC116254813 gene encoding solanesyl diphosphate synthase 3, chloroplastic/mitochondrial-like isoform X2, with the protein MVVAEVPKLASAAEYFFKIGVEGKRFRPTVLLLMASSLSLHVPVKVTGAAFDSLSKELRTRQQCIAEITEMIHVASLLHDDVLDDAETRRGIGSLNFVMGNKISVLAGDFLLSRACVALASLKNTEVVSLLATVVEHLVTGETMQMTTTLDERCRMDYYLQKTYYKTASLISNSCKAIALLAGQTAEVSMLAYEYGRNLGLAFQLIDDVLDFTGTSSSLGKGSLSDIRHGIVTAPMLFALEEFPQLRAVVDRGFEDAANVDIALDYLGKSQGIQRARDLAAKHANLAAAAVESFPATDDENMRMSRRALVELTQRVITRTK; encoded by the exons ATGGTAGTTGCGGAG GTTCCTAAACTGGCTTCTGCTGCagaatatttctttaaaatagGGGTGGAGGGGAAGAGATTTCGGCCCACG GTTTTGTTGTTAATGGCATCATCACTATCTCTTCATGTACCTGTAAAAGTCACAGGTGCTGCATTTGATAGTTTGTCAAAGGAACTACGTACACGACAGCAGTGTATTGCAGAGATCACTGAAATGATCCAT GTGGCAAGTCTTCTTCATGATGATGTTTTAGATGACGCAGAGACGAGGCGTGGTATAGGTTCACTGAATTTTGTAATGGGAAATAAG ATATCAGTGCTAGCTGGAGATTTTTTGCTTTCAAGGGCTTGTGTTGCCCTTGCATCTTTGAAAAATACAGAG GTTGTATCATTGCTTGCTACTGTTGTCGAGCATCTTGTGACTGGTGAAACAATGCAGATGACAACTACTTTAGATGAACGTTGTAG GATGGATTATTATCTGCAGAAGACATACTATAAGACAGCATCACTGATTTCTAATAGCTGCAAAGCCATTGCTTTGCTTGCTGGGCAAACGGCAGAAGTTTCCATGCTTGCATACGAATATGGTCGAAATCTG GGATTAGCATTTCAGTTGATTGATGATGTTCTTGACTTCACTGGCACATCTTCTTCCCTTGGGAAGGGTTCTCTGTCTGACATTCGCCAT GGGATAGTGACTGCTCCAATGTTATTTGCTTTGGAAGAGTTCCCTCAGCTACGTGCTGTTGTTGATAGAGGGTTTGAAGATGCTGCAAATGTTGATATC GCACTCGACTACCTTGGCAAAAGCCAAGGAATACAAAGGGCAAGAGACCTAGCAGCCAAGCATGCCAACCTTGCCGCTGCTGCCGTTGAATCCTTTCCTGCAACTGATGATGAAAACATGCGGATGTCAAGACGGGCATTGGTTGAACTCACGCAGCGTGTCATTACTAGGACAAAATAA
- the LOC116254082 gene encoding uncharacterized protein LOC116254082: MLKFLSKVKIEFNAFDTRTAACMEFLAQCNARKAKESNPTCQLIVKRRTDDHPPQITVTYVNGIEEVIDATSTTAQAIRQGILEKGQMLETEQTFREAGEQWPVLIPEAELHKPAPGTKPRKALEK, from the exons ATGTTGAAGTTTTTGTCGAAGGTGAAGATCGAGTTCAATGCATTTGACACAAGAACGGCAGCATGCATGGAGTTCCTGGCACAGTGTAATGCTCGCAAGGCGAAGGAGTCCAATCCCACCTGCCAGCTGATCGTCAAGCGCCGCACCGACGACCACCCACCTCAGATCACTGTCACCTACGTCAATGGCATTGAGGAGGTGATTGATGCCACTTCCACCACCGCCCAGGCCATTCGCCAAGGCATCCTCGAAAAGGGTCAGATGCTCGAGACTGAGCAGACTTTCCGTGAGGCTGGTGAGCAATGGCCTGTTCTCATCCCTGAGGCTGAGCTTCACAAACCTGCCCCTGGCACTAAG CCACGGAAAGCATTGGAGAAGTAA